The proteins below are encoded in one region of Synchiropus splendidus isolate RoL2022-P1 chromosome 13, RoL_Sspl_1.0, whole genome shotgun sequence:
- the LOC128770142 gene encoding junctional cadherin 5-associated protein gives MYSVEDLLISHGYKLPKSAPPSATPYDKRPADCQRELVDNRGPARGTLNGYEAERGASIGGIYGNRPALLKAYPAIDNESGERNQRKVGMGILGDGQTLGDSLATDSGNWSLSQLLRDTLDSSPVHHRFYDVPSLTYSEPLSHDERDISYWRRRGQDFSILLDYADGRELRASAGAWRPQALIAAEELRAERQAQQLWEEISWLRDPDAPGHLRVTGERKCQSLGTEEWRPAVGLGDGDRWTQDPYRLRTPEGFFHPRTKAKSQSLPRVLSPDGTEGRELIPSRPSLPDRQQRMNSTVYSGPYSRYVYSSAYGRDRWGRNAGPSSQVALLPKPRFSRPLKPPSYEIHQQTRGSAEMLAIDQGFKQKDRSLYYHRGGELRHDYFAQQSLTGMEPPGYIPPPSYRRVPPPRAVSINRNEVVNLRWRSESMHMPSSDPGRWLSRQASSSWVGHYGDRGSTYRRQVHSGYDDVPSQPRSLPIEDIRAKQISGGPSGISLTDSDKIRNINKEIPSAKNLGQSTHDSAFPPQQGPAPVTDARKTAASEAENNLRWCNRGLTKKSDNVALEQSRSQFFPSSILGKPPPPPCKPAEQVASETAPEVTKVEPLEVQEKEREKEKEREKEKEKEKEKEKEKEKSKNLKKRLSETIFCLVSVPVTPQPTGTIIRDQNNNNEKSPDPADSPCDNKTGHLTNQSLQSTSSAEAELQALTGSFASSKTSSRASSKMFKKLPCRPPKINHYKELKLSGSWPANQYRDQETQTSPEAQDPASQNKEAQEEPLPAGTDVPPDPTAVGSAFTFPIKGVKSLKLSSNSAFSLTATFSSQLNKSTAQQPAVTPSGNVDEIQPAAISGQEAIEVPEFLLKPVSQRPWDAVKELETIKKEVQEQQQKQCNKQPSVDKCIEDLNEAYKDILELGTASNKVPSGSVQIPERIKIRLTSEPLNKPSSLRRSAVSWSVDPEYREVKSAFSRPATKSVTFSKQLREELPVPPRETGFREYRVMSHLSRRRSNDGRTVKLDLSDEPIETPLSDFSPTTNTAAAEVPWADRQPMQDASTLTSPPDYEDICQTLRRDPADPNKASTGSDGELLQDLGADLEEECPICKREMENQMRQGPLPPLHEENSSDSSVNQNGSPPQCGAIDTPTEDEKAQELRDLSLNQSGPESRSEPPSLAVGEGEASNTENPRLANPADGEAANQIPGSTGQDVPVEPAGTVEHCETATKEERGGGTGETERSGDTQEARGELLDRTRSEEVIRVPEKKPFLTPEHRVGVRTSLGRDHPGLPEFPPDRLPLSVPPTLDRRLSLSLEGERRSRGAAHRMEALQNKLAISPGRVAIENLARMREVDFMYRMRRLSIRSTDSGEGEVEGEGKDNGKEDSPSASQRDTENVEEVTRPQLVSPETMLQYKEPFFSEPHDPSRVKTL, from the exons ATGTACAGCGTGGAGGACCTCCTCATCTCGCATGGATACAAACTGCCCAAGAGCGCCCCTCCCTCCGCCACGCCTTACGACAAACGTCCCGCCGACTGCCAGCGTGAACTGGTGGACAACCGGGGTCCCGCCCGAGGGACCCTGAACGGGTACGAGGCCGAGCGCGGGGCCTCCATCGGAGGGATCTACGGCAACAGGCCGGCCCTGTTGAAGGCTTACCCCGCCATCGACAACGAGAGCGGCGAACGGAACCAGAGGAAAGTTGGCATGGGCATCCTAGGAGACGGTCAGACTTTAGGAGACTCTCTGGCGACCGACAGCGG GAActggagtctgtcccagctactcagggacaccctggacagttctCCAGTCCACCACAG GTTCTACGACGTTCCTAGTTTGACATATTCCGAGCCACTGAGTCACGACGAAAGGGACATTTCCTACTGGCGAAGGCGAGGACAGGACTTTAGTATCCTTCTGGACTATGCTGACGGCAGGGAACTGAGGGCCTCCGCCggtgcatggagaccacaggcCCTGATAGCGGCGGAGGAACTCCGTGCCGAGAGGCAAGCGCAGCAGCTATGGGAGGAAATTTCCTGGCTGAGGGACCCAGATGCCCCCGGACACCTCAGGGTGACGGGAGAGCGGAAGTGCCAAAGCCTCGGCACCGAGGAATGGAGGCCTGCTGTAGGCCTGGGAGATGGGGATCGGTGGACACAGGACCCGTATCGCCTGAGAACGCCTGAAGGTTTTTTTCACCCAAGAACTAAAGCAAAGTCTCAATCGCTCCCAAGAGTTCTGTCGCCTGACGGAACCGAAGGCAGGGAGCTCATTCCATCCAGGCCAAGCCTGCCGGACAGACAGCAGCGGATGAACAGTACGGTGTATTCTGGGCCTTACAGCCGGTATGTCTACAGCAGTGCTTATGGCAGGGACCGTTGGGGTAGGAACGCCGGGCCAAGCAGCCAAGTTGCACTTTTACCAAAGCCCAGGTTTAGCAGGCCTTTAAAGCCACCGTCATACGAGATTCACCAGCAGACTAGGGGTAGCGCAGAAATGCTCGCCATAGACCAGGGTTTTAAACAAAAAGACAGGTCTCTGTACTATCACAGGGGTGGAGAGCTGAGGCACGACTATTTTGCACAACAGTCCCTGACAGGTATGGAGCCACCGGGCTACATCCCTCCCCCATCATACAGAAGGGTCCCGCCGCCCAGAGCAGTTTCAATCAATCGCAATGAAGTGGTGAACCTGCGGTGGAGGTCGGAATCCATGCATATGCCAAGTTCCGATCCGGGGAGGTGGCTTTCCCGACAGGCGAGTAGTTCATGGGTGGGACATTACGGAGATCGCGGATCGACTTATCGGAGGCAGGTCCATTCTGGGTATGACGACGTACCAAGTCAGCCTCGGTCTTTACCCATCGAGGACATACGAGCGAAACAAATCTCAGGTGGTCCCAGCGGAATTTCTCTCACTGACTCAGACAAAATCCGGAACATCAACAAAGAGATTCCGTCCGCTAAAAATTTAGGACAATCTACCCATGACAGTGCCTTTCCTCCCCAGCAGGGTCCTGCTCCCGTGACAGACGCTCGCAAAACAGCTGCTAGTGAAGCGGAAAATAACCTCCGATGGTGCAACAGGGGTTTAACCAAGAAGAGTGACAATGTAGCGTTGGAACAAAGCCGGAGCCAGTTTTTCCCTTCGTCGATCCTGGGTAAACCACCGCCTCCCCCGTGCAAGCCAGCTGAGCAGGTCGCCTCCGAAACAGCGCCGGAAGTCACGAAAGTGGAACCACTGGAAGTTCAGGAGAAAGAGcgggagaaagagaaagaaagagagaaggagaaagagaaagaaaaggagaaggagaaagaaaagGAGAAATCCAAGAATCTGAAAAAGAGACTGAGCGAGACGATATTTTGTCTGGTGTCGGTGCCTGTAACTCCGCAGCCCACCGGAACAATAATACGtgatcaaaacaacaacaacgagaAGTCACCGGACCCCGCAGACAGTCCTTGTGACAACAAGACCGGCCACTTGACAAACCAAAGTCTCCAAAGCACATCTTCAGCTGAGGCCGAGCTGCAGGCACTAACGGGAAGCTTTGCCAGCAGTAAGACGAGCAGCAGGGCGAgcagtaaaatgtttaaaaaacttCCCTGCAGACCCCCCAAAATCAATCACTACAAAGAGTTAAAACTTTCAGGGTCGTGGCCTGCCAACCAGTATCGAGACCAGGAGACTCAAACTAGCCCCGAGGCTCAAGATCCCGCCTCTCAAAACAAGGAAGCACAAGAAGAACCTCTTCCTGCCGGCACTGACGTTCCACCTGATCCTACTGCTGTGGGCTCTGCCTTCACGTTTCCCATAAAGGGAGTGAAGAGTCTAAAACTCTCCAGCAACAGCGCCTTCTCTCTGACCGCCACCTTCTCCAGCCAGCTGAATAAGAGCACAGCTCAGCAACCAGCAGTGACGCCCTCAGGAAACGTGGATGAGATCCAACCAGCGGCCATCAGCGGGCAGGAAGCCATCGAAGTCCCGGAGTTTCTGCTGAAGCCGGTGAGTCAACGACCATGGGACGCCGTCAAGGAGCTGGAGACGATAAAGAAGGAAGTCCAAGAGCAACAGCAGAAACAGTGCAACAAGCAACCCAGTGTTGACAAGTGCATTGAGGATCTCAACGAAGCCTACAAAGACATCCTGGAGCTCGGCACTGCCAGCAATAAAGTTCCCAGTGGCTCTGTTCAAATTCCAGAGCGTATCAAAATCCGACTGACGTCAGAACCACTCAACAAGCCCAGCAGCCTTAGACGCAGCGCAGTAAGCTGGTCTGTCGACCCGGAATACAGGGAGGTCAAAAGCGCCTTTTCCAGACCGGCCACGAAGTCTGTTACCTTCAGCAAGCAGCTCAGAGAGGAGCTTCCTGTGCCACCTCGGGAAACAGGCTTCAGAGAATACAGGGTCATGTCGCATCTCTCACGCAGGCGCAGCAATGACGGCAGGACGGTGAAACTGGACCTGTCGGACGAACCCATTGAGACGCCACTCAGCGACTTCAGTCCGACAACAAACACCGCTGCAGCAGAGGTTCCCTGGGCGGACAGACAGCCCATGCAGGACGCGTCAACATTAACCAGCCCTCCAGACTACGAGGACATATGCCAGACCTTGCGAAGAGATCCCGCTGACCCTAATAAAGCGTCCACCGGGAGCGACGGCGAGCTTCTGCAAGACCTGGGTGCGGATTTAGAGGAGGAATGTCCAATTTGTAAGAGAGAAATGGAGAATCAGATGCGACAGGGCCCGCTGCCGCCGCTACATGAGGAAAACAGCTCAGATAGTTCAGTCAATCAAAATGGCAGTCCTCCTCAGTGCGGGGCGATAGACACTCCAACAGAGGATGAGAAGGCTCAGGAGCTGCGTGACTTGAGCTTGAATCAGTCCGGGCCAGAGTCACGTTCTGAGCCGCCTTCATTAGCTGTCGGGGAGGGTGAAGCCTCAAACACTGAGAACCCAAGACTGGCCAACCCCGCTGACGGTGAAGCTGCCAATCAGATTCCAGGATCCACAGGACAAGATGTTCCTGTCGAACCAGCAGGCACAGTAGAACATTGTGAAACAGCAACTAAGGAGGAGCGAGGAGGGGGCACAGGAGAAACAGAGCGTAGTGGGGACACACAGGAAGCTAGAGGGGAACTTCTGGACAGAACAAGGTCAGAGGAAGTCATAAGAGTGCCAGAGAAGAAGCCATTTTTAACGCCTGAGCACCGGGTAGGTGTACGAACCTCACTGGGTCGGGACCATCCTGGCTTACC